Proteins encoded within one genomic window of Enterococcus haemoperoxidus ATCC BAA-382:
- a CDS encoding helix-turn-helix domain-containing protein — MRIKGDIIRTVRKQKKLSQVTLAAGICTQGTVSNIENKNVCDSLEILDAICKRLNLSLESVLDDNDEKKLTSLLNQVEELCNTFEHKKAHSLLKETSINVADFQNKELEVRWFYFMGITNLLGYNNTTDSLFYFYRADELGDSNSIYAILSVNSLGIVYEMADELDKAQVYYEKSIDMLKKMTIKMPIEATKVFFNTAKFYSLIKDYAAAFDLSSQGIALNKTYQSLYMLDLLAYEAAFNEFMKSPNLKAPDFNSAKVFAAFNDNQNLLAVIANDEKTLTR; from the coding sequence ATGAGAATCAAAGGAGACATCATCCGCACAGTCAGAAAACAAAAAAAGTTGTCGCAAGTAACTTTAGCCGCTGGAATTTGTACACAAGGAACTGTTAGTAATATTGAAAATAAAAATGTTTGTGATAGCCTTGAGATCCTTGATGCAATCTGTAAGAGATTAAATCTTAGTCTAGAAAGTGTCTTAGATGATAATGATGAAAAGAAGTTAACTTCTTTATTAAACCAAGTAGAAGAATTGTGTAATACATTTGAACATAAAAAAGCCCACTCATTGTTAAAAGAAACATCAATCAATGTGGCTGATTTTCAAAATAAAGAGTTAGAAGTACGCTGGTTCTATTTTATGGGAATCACTAATCTGCTCGGCTACAACAATACAACCGATAGTTTGTTTTATTTTTACAGAGCCGATGAACTTGGCGATTCAAATTCAATTTATGCAATTCTTTCAGTCAACAGCTTAGGAATTGTCTATGAAATGGCCGATGAGTTGGATAAAGCACAAGTTTATTACGAAAAATCCATTGATATGTTGAAAAAAATGACGATCAAAATGCCAATTGAAGCAACAAAAGTCTTCTTCAATACTGCGAAATTTTATTCTTTGATCAAAGATTATGCTGCAGCTTTTGATTTATCGTCTCAAGGAATTGCCCTAAATAAAACCTATCAATCTTTGTATATGCTAGATCTCTTAGCTTACGAAGCAGCTTTTAATGAATTTATGAAGTCACCAAATCTAAAAGCACCAGATTTTAATAGTGCAAAAGTTTTTGCAGCTTTCAATGACAATCAAAATTTATTAGCAGTTATCGCTAATGATGAAAAAACATTGACTCGTTAG
- a CDS encoding acyl-ACP thioesterase domain-containing protein encodes MAKKFTTPYEVAYYDGDITRKMTIPSMLAVVIKTSEEQSDALDRGSDFVASFGLGWVITNYEIHITRLPKVGEKLAVTTQAMAYNKYFCYRNFWIHDEEGNECVLIKSTFVLMDKENRKMSSVLPEIIEPYESEKIKKIYRGEKIEKVENGEFLPYRVRYFDIDGNQHVNNAIYFNWLLDVLGYDFLSKHEPTFINVKFDKEVEYGQVVESHYELLDTEDGKMTRHEIRIDGQTYCEANMKWKESQ; translated from the coding sequence GTGGCAAAAAAATTTACGACCCCATATGAAGTAGCTTATTATGATGGCGATATTACTAGGAAAATGACGATTCCGTCAATGTTGGCCGTTGTGATCAAAACGTCTGAAGAACAAAGCGATGCCTTAGATAGAGGAAGCGATTTTGTTGCTTCGTTTGGCCTTGGTTGGGTCATAACGAACTATGAAATCCATATCACACGTTTACCTAAAGTGGGAGAAAAACTTGCCGTGACGACTCAAGCGATGGCTTACAATAAATATTTTTGTTATCGGAACTTTTGGATTCATGATGAAGAAGGTAATGAATGCGTATTGATCAAGTCAACTTTTGTCTTGATGGATAAAGAAAACCGTAAAATGAGCAGTGTACTACCTGAGATCATCGAGCCGTACGAAAGTGAAAAAATCAAGAAAATTTACCGTGGTGAAAAAATTGAAAAGGTAGAAAACGGTGAATTTTTACCTTATCGTGTCCGATATTTTGATATTGATGGAAATCAGCATGTTAACAATGCAATCTATTTCAATTGGTTACTTGATGTTTTAGGGTATGATTTTCTAAGTAAGCATGAGCCGACATTTATCAATGTAAAATTCGATAAGGAAGTAGAATATGGTCAGGTCGTAGAAAGCCATTATGAATTGCTTGATACTGAAGATGGAAAAATGACACGGCATGAAATCCGAATTGACGGTCAAACCTATTGTGAAGCAAACATGAAATGGAAAGAAAGCCAATAG
- a CDS encoding chitinase, with product MKIKQLIPAFLLLSGITAGSLFATTPVEAADSASEMVSVANKKVLVGYWHNWASKGRDGYKQGTSANISLADVNKAYNVVPVSFMKSDGVNRIPTFAPYNKTDAAFRQDVALLNSQGRAVLLALGGADAHIQLKSGDEQAFADEIIRQVETYGFDGLDIDLEQSAITAGDNQTVIPTALKKVKEHYKAQGKNFIITMAPEFPYLKPGGAYEKYITSLEGYYDYIAPQLYNQGGDGVWVDEINKWIPQSNDALKYEFLYYMSDSMIHGTRTFLKIPNDKLVLGLPANVDGAGSGYVIDPTAVYKALDQLAKDGNPIKGLMTWSANWDVGTNVNGVAYNNEFATRYARILQ from the coding sequence ATGAAAATCAAACAATTGATCCCTGCTTTTTTACTACTTTCAGGTATTACTGCTGGTAGTTTATTTGCAACAACACCTGTTGAAGCCGCTGATTCTGCTAGTGAAATGGTCAGTGTAGCGAATAAAAAAGTTCTTGTCGGCTATTGGCATAATTGGGCTTCTAAAGGCAGAGATGGTTACAAACAAGGAACATCTGCAAATATTTCATTAGCAGACGTGAATAAAGCATATAATGTAGTACCCGTTTCATTCATGAAAAGTGACGGTGTCAACCGGATCCCAACATTCGCTCCATATAACAAAACAGATGCTGCTTTTCGTCAAGATGTGGCCCTGCTCAACAGTCAAGGTCGTGCTGTTTTGCTTGCGCTAGGTGGTGCTGATGCTCATATCCAATTAAAATCTGGAGATGAACAGGCTTTTGCTGATGAGATCATTCGTCAAGTAGAAACTTATGGTTTTGATGGACTGGACATTGATCTAGAACAGTCCGCTATTACAGCAGGTGATAACCAAACGGTGATCCCAACTGCTTTGAAAAAAGTTAAAGAACATTACAAAGCCCAAGGGAAAAATTTCATCATCACAATGGCGCCTGAATTTCCTTACCTAAAACCAGGTGGTGCTTATGAAAAATACATTACTTCCTTAGAAGGTTATTATGACTACATTGCACCACAGTTATATAATCAAGGCGGCGATGGTGTTTGGGTGGATGAAATCAATAAATGGATTCCACAAAGCAACGATGCTTTGAAATATGAGTTTCTTTATTATATGTCTGACTCTATGATCCATGGTACAAGGACATTCTTAAAGATTCCAAATGACAAACTTGTTCTTGGACTTCCTGCCAATGTTGATGGTGCCGGTAGTGGCTATGTGATTGATCCAACGGCTGTCTATAAAGCGCTTGATCAACTAGCTAAAGATGGAAATCCAATCAAAGGCTTGATGACTTGGTCTGCTAACTGGGATGTTGGCACCAACGTAAACGGCGTAGCTTACAACAATGAATTTGCTACAAGATATGCACGAATTTTACAATAA
- a CDS encoding lytic polysaccharide monooxygenase gives MKKTMLKTVLTLSLLAGGLFVSSTVTHAHGYVSSPGSRAYFGSSQGGKINKNVGRAEWEPQSIEATKNTFITGKLASAGVSGFDPLDVQTADRWYKSDITTGPLAINWTLTARHRTSTWDYYMTKQGWNPNQPLDIKNFDLIGRVDDKAAIPEASVNHTITVPSDRKGYHVIYAVWNVYDTTNAFYQAIDVNVK, from the coding sequence ATGAAAAAAACAATGCTCAAAACCGTTCTTACACTTAGTTTATTAGCAGGAGGTTTATTTGTTTCTTCTACGGTCACACATGCTCACGGGTATGTTTCATCGCCAGGAAGTCGCGCATACTTCGGCAGTAGTCAAGGTGGAAAAATAAATAAAAATGTTGGTCGTGCTGAATGGGAACCTCAAAGTATCGAAGCTACTAAGAATACATTTATTACAGGAAAACTAGCTAGTGCAGGCGTTAGCGGATTCGACCCATTAGATGTTCAGACAGCTGATCGTTGGTATAAATCTGATATTACAACAGGCCCTCTTGCAATCAACTGGACGTTAACTGCCCGTCACAGAACTTCTACATGGGATTACTATATGACAAAACAAGGGTGGAACCCAAACCAGCCTTTAGATATTAAAAACTTCGATTTAATCGGTCGTGTCGATGATAAAGCTGCGATTCCTGAAGCTTCTGTTAATCATACAATTACTGTTCCTAGCGATCGCAAAGGCTATCATGTGATTTATGCTGTTTGGAACGTTTACGACACAACAAATGCTTTTTATCAAGCAATCGATGTTAATGTAAAATAA